GAGTCTTGATAATCTTGGTCTCTGGATACAGACGTTTGGTGAAGTCCTGGTTACAGCAGCGCTCCCCACTGGGACACACCTGAGGGTGGCACTCGTATTGCAGCATGCGGTTCAAGCACTCCGACTCAAACCCACACGGCCGCTCGCCAGATGGCTTGCAGTTACATTTGGGGATCTCAGAAATGTCTGCAGTGTACACCTGAACCTTGCCGACAGGTTTGTTGACCTAAAAGGGGgggattaaaaaaacatttggtgAAAATGTGAAAGAACATGCTTTATACCTCATTATGGAAAGGAAAAGCAAAGTTCATCATTCACAAGATACAGCACACCTTACACACAGGTGCATTTAAGCTACATCAATTCATAAGCAGccattctttttgtttttaaatggggaatttttctgcttttattttgaaaaatctctaacaacatgaaaatgtaaaactgaCACCAATCAGCAGTctacaaacaaaatcaaacGCGGCAAGACAAACATTTGAATTTTCCTCGTccacatgaaaacaaactgtttatGAAAATCCTAAAATTCCATTCATGTAACTCTGTACTTGTGGACAGGTGCTTAGACATAACAAAGACATTTCACACCTTGATAAATTTATATGGGGGAGGTTTACGGCTGTTCTCCTGCGCTTCCTTAGCCTCTCGCTTTATCTTTATCTCCTTAAATCGAGTTTCGGCCTCCAGCAGAGCTGAGGAAGACAAAACAGAACAGAGTATGAGCACATCTAGCTAAAAATACACgttgtgttttttgtaattATGACAGCATCTGTTAcattataaaaataaagacaaggtCAACTAGACAAGAAAGctattttctggatttttgtaAAGCATTAAAACTACAGCAAAACCTGAAGAAGTTATTGTGGAAGCTGCAGCTTTTGGCAAAAACCCACCATTTAATTACTTCTGTTAACACAAAGCTTGAAAAGAGAAGCATTTTTATAATGATGTGTGGCTTGAAACCAAATCTGATTGGTATCATCgcctttaagtttttttttaaaactgagtAATTACTTAATTAGGGAAAAAgtttaaagcatgcagacagTAGAGGAGATCTTCACCATTCTTGAAGACTTTGCCAATTCCATTCCTCTGATGTTTGCTTCCCCTGTCGCCTTCCATGTAGGGAAATACTCTGCCCTGGTGAGTCCAGAAGTAATCTTTGGAGCCAAAGAAGAAGACTGGGAACTCTCCGATCTCGTGTCGAAGATGCTGGATGTTGGTGGGAATGTTTCTTGGGTGGTGGATCTCTGCTGGCCACCATCTCAGGAGGACGAGAGAAAGATAGAAACAACAAATGTATAACTTACTGATTTAGCTCAAAGATATGGAAGGTAAAAAGATACCCTTGCATCCAGTTCCCTTACCGGTATGTTCCCAGTTTGACCCAGATGATGTCCCTGTACTTGGGTTTCTTTCCGGCTCGGCAGTCGTTGCAGAACCAGCTCCCATCCGGCATAGCGATATTCAGGCAGTCAGGGTGAAAAGCTGCCGGGCAGGACTCACAGCACAACAGCTGCCCCCCTGCAACACAAGGACAACTTTAGATGGGGGACCGGTACTTTAGATGCTTACTTacaaattcaattaaattttatttatgtactaCCAGTTCACAGCGGTGGCCTAAAGGTGCAATACATTGTAGGATGACAAGCCTAACCTTACTGCAGCAGATTTAAAGGATGGTTTAGAGTCACCTgatcaaaaaggaaagtctgAATCCTAAAAGTTGAGAAGGTTTCTGTcccctgaatccaaactgggagctggttccacagaagagggaaCCAGAGCTGAAGGCTGCGCCCCCCATTCTAGTTTTAAATTATTCAAGACCTTTTACGTGAGGTGAAGGAGCCAATTTAACaaggagccaatgaagagaagccagctCTTGCTTTCTAGTCCCGTCAGTACTCtcgctgcagcattttgaactgAAGTCGTTTTTCACCATCGCTTTGAGAAAGCATGTTTCCAATTCTAGAGATACTGCACAAATACATTTCCCACATATCTGTTTAATGAGCATGAGGAAGGACACATCCTGACCAACAATTATTTCAAGactcctcacagtgttactggaggcttAAGTGATTAAGTATCTGGTTAGACAAGGTAACTCTCAAGATTTTTAAGGCTGGGTACAAATAACccgttttatctgaatttagaagcagtaAAGTAGAAATCATACAGGTCTTTAACATATGCCTGTCACTCAGAAGCAACATGCTGTAAAGAAAATCTCAAAGTATAATCTGTACTGTgctgatttattaaaaaaaaaaaaaaagcacattaaaacaaatgtttagCTTGACTCTCAGCTAAAGAAAGCTCCTACGTACACACTTGTCAATATAGAGCCTAAAACAGAGCATATAGCTTCATTTCTGTTTGGGTTGTGAAACTGAGATATGTGAAAAGAGCTAGTGAGCTCACTGTGAGGCATTTCTGCAGGACACAATATTGTAGCTAATAAAGACAaactttctttctctgtttcagtccgttcaTCTCACACACTCCCACACAACAACACGTCAAAACTGGCTGTGGgaaagggaaggaaaaaaaaacaaaaaaaaacttgagcTGCTGCAGTTCAACATTTTCTGATTTTACAGTAATAGCAGCCTGGGATTAATGGCTCCACATTTGACCTCCATCGTTAAGTGCTTTAACTTTAAGAGAGAAGGTCTGTTTGGACTGTGGTCAGGTgtttagaaaacaaaacaaaacaaaaccaaaaaaaacaaaagaagccaGCCACTATATGCATAACATTAAagacacaggaaaaaaagaaactgaaggcATACCACAGAGTTTTCGAGTAGTAAAGGAGAAGCAGTTTACCGTGTATAGAAGGTTTAGTGAGCTATAAATATGTCATTCAGTACTGGAAAGCAGCTTTATGTAAAACTGACTAGTACGAAGTTTAATTTTAACTGCATACAAGTCTCTTAAAACCAATCAGTCTGGAGCTTTTAGTAATGGCCCTGTGTGAAGAGGTGAGCAGCTGCTGCGAACCTTTGGAGCAGACGAAGCACCAGCTGACATTGACATGACTGTGGTGGCTGTAGCCCTTCTTGGCGTTGAAGTGGTTGGTGCAGATGATGGCAGTGTTGGTGATCATCTCACTTCCTGCAGCCACACACTGATCGCCAATGTGGTACGCTACTGGGCATCGAAGGCATCGCATCAACCTGCCTGCAGCGCAGAGAGCGGGACCAGGTTACACAAACATACGGCTAAGTCAGTAAACTCAGTGACCCAAAGCGCCAGAAGGGCACAAACGAAACCCTGAATGGATACCTTTGTAAACACGGACAAGGACTCTACTGATAACCGATGACCTCAAACATAAGTGGCAGGTATTCACTTACTTGTTTGTTCCTGTGAAAGGTTAGTCATAAACCTTTTTACATGAAACTGCAATTTTAAATATAGTGTTAACTGTTACAAACTGGAGATAACTGGGTTTCTACAAATAAGCAAGGCAAAGTCTTACATTTAAGACTTTTTCTTAATGACACTGTTATAACACTTTAATTCAATGTAAGACCAAACCTGCAACAGAAATCAATCAATTGTACTAATATCAACTTTCCAAGTAACACAGTGATACTAGTTAATTAACTGGTATGAGGTTTAGAATCAAGAAAACCAACAATTTATATCTACCTTCAAGTGCAAATTTTACAAATACACCAAGCTCCGCCTCCATGAGCTAAAATGTCCTGATGAGAGCCTACCTTTGTTGGACTTGTGCTTTGTGCGGCAGCCGTAGTGGCAGCTCAGGCAGGTGTGTAGCGGGCACCGGAAGCCCTTGTTGTCAAACACCGTGAGGGTGTTGAGGCGGACACACGCTTCGTGGTAAAATTTGCCGCAGTGTGGGACGTGGCAGCGGCGGACCTCACCCTCCAACTTCTTACAAATGAAACACGAGTGAATTCctaaagagaagaaacagaagaaagaatcGGCAACGGGAACAGAATTATTGTGTTACCATAAACAGTCTCCTTCTGCTCCACTATTAATGCCACCTCTGTTCATCTCACCTGTGCTACACTCCTGACACAACAGCTTGTCGTCAGGATTGAGAGTCTGACCGAGACAGTGGAGGTGGAACATCCCGCAGCACTGACCCTCACAGGGCACCAGGTCCTCACCAGCCTGCTCACACATCTAATGGAAAAACACATGCAGACAGATTTAAACTAAAGCTAAAGAGTGAACTGAGTGAGCTTTAATACCGACTCAtttcaaaacaaacagcagacgTACCTGACAGACAAACTCTTTTTTGCGTTCACCCTTCTTTGTCCCGTCTAAGCTGTCACTCGGAGATTCAGGGCGTCCTTCACTCCCAGAACCCTGCAGCAAACAACGTGTGATGAACTCTGAATAAGACAATGCCAGTTAGCTACAGTTGTACCATTCATACTGAAGCCTCTAAATTTGCTTCTCATCTGAATAACGAGCTAAACTAATTGACAACATGGCTGACCGCTCTATAAAGagtaaagacaaaaagaaacgtcaatcatgaaaacAACTTGAATTACTGGAGAAACCTTTTCACATTAGTACCAGCAGCTGTTACATCCCCTCACCTCGGGATCAGGACACGGGGAGGAACGCCTCTTCTTTGCCTTGGAGGGTGTGGCCTGATTCGTTCCATCctgtttcctttttctcttGCGCTTTGGTTTCTCTGCCTCTTGGTCATCTGTGTACCATCAAAATATCTGGACTGTAACTTTAATATATTCCAAGACTCAAAGCAGCTAAGATGCCACAAATCCACAAAGATGTGAATTTAAAATAGCAGTCAAACAAATATAAAGTAatctaattttttatttttttttttaccagtcaGGGGACTTTTTTGACTTATTCAGATGTTTCCTGGGTTCTTTTGCATCCTTTACGTCAGTTTTCTTTGTCCACCTTCTCCGCTTTTTCACTGGTCCTTCTGAAGTCAAAGCCTGGAAAAGTAAACGTTTGCTCAGTATGTTGTTTATCACAAAGCGCTTAATGTCCATGTTAGATACAAAACATGTTGcgttttcagcattcaaacatGCCAAGTGAATAATTCAGTTTCACCAGGGAAAAGTTTCTTCTGAACAAAGTGTTAAAAAATTCTTAGACTTGTGACTGACAAAGAAACTCACCTGTTTTTGAGTATCTTTGCTTGGTTTGGATCTCTTTTTAGACTGCTGATCCTTGTCTGCCACAGCATCTGTTAAcagccttttcttcttcttttgctcCTTTTTcactaaaaagaaaatgaatgtcattcattttcattttgtatttttttgtaaaattttgTAAAATGAGTCATTGGTTGGCTTCCTTCCAATgactcattttacattttattaatttaaaatgaatatagGAATAATACGGAAGCTGCCTTGACCTTTGCTACATGCACAACTGTTGTGGTCATTTTAGCGCTAGCATACTTTCAGTCCCTGTAACATCAGTGGCTCCTGCTAAAAACTCTGCAGCATTTTTAAGCTTCAGCCTCCTGATGATAAACGGGTTGCCATAAACCAGCCACACTCCACAGCTTTGGTAATTATACACCAGCTAAGGTCAAATTCGGCCAAAACTCAATTAGTGGCTAGCGTCGATCTGCTGAGAGGTCTTCAACTTTCAACCAACCTGGAACTGAAACTGGAAGCGAGGCCACTTCTGAAACATCATTTGTTGACGAGACCTCCTTTGTTTTCCCCTTCTTCACGGGCTCAGAAGTGTTGTCCGCTGCAGACGTTTTCTTTCTCCTCGCTGTCTTAGTGGGAGAATGACCCTGTTTGGatattctctttttcttctgagGTACAACTGGTTTACCTTGTTTACCTGATACAGACTTTGAGGAAttctgcaaaaaacaaaaaatgttgtttaatgTATGTAATGATGCTATGCAATTTGCCAGACTTAAAGCATGATTACAGTATTACACATCTTAAGAACATGCGCTTAAAATGGCATTTCTAAGAACACAGTTAAAATGCTGACTAATCACAGATCAACACAGCTCTCCGTTTTAGGTTTCAACAATCTGATGATTCAGGtttaaacaaatttcccacctgtgggactaataaaggccatctttaTCATTTCTGTTACACCAGCATAAAAAAATCGAgcttttgtattgtttgtgGAACAAATTGTGACAGAGTGGCAGTACCCACCGGTTGGAGGGGGAGATCTGGGCTAAGCCTATTCTCTGCTTTCTGGTTCAGCTTGTTGGTTTGTTCCGGCTTTAACTTCTCCAAGATGTGGAGGTTCAGATGAGGCCCGTCGTCGTCATACAGAAATCCAAAGTTGGCCATGCGAGCATCCAGGGACATGTCGAGTGCCTCCTTGGCCTGAATGATGCCCATGTTCCACTGAGTCTGGAGTTTACGCGGCACAGAGGGAGTCGTCTGTGGGACAGGTAGAGGAATGAGCTAGGTTATGTGCCAAGTTACAGGTGACACATTACAGCAGTGATATTCAACTTTACAACtctgagtagaaaaaaaaaagcctaaaaaaaaaaaaagcctcttaTGAGATGCAGACATAATTTCTTTGTTagcattttgtttgtgagaaaaGAGCTCTAAGTGGAATTAAGACTGGTTTTGTAATGAAGTGATATTAAGGTAAAAGATTTTCTAAACCCCAAGACTGAACAAAGTGAAACTAACAAAACAGTTTGAGGAAATTCAGTGTTTCAAAATTGCGTCCAAGTAACATGTTT
Above is a window of Oreochromis niloticus isolate F11D_XX linkage group LG19, O_niloticus_UMD_NMBU, whole genome shotgun sequence DNA encoding:
- the nsd2 gene encoding histone-lysine N-methyltransferase NSD2 → MDSKGSSLPSMPEPANPISMKQPPESLSVRKGRGDMSSDPAMLMDKAAAQLAATLQDSVLQKMAGHNNHSHDRLKDLTSRMLNGDQDSLPELCTPEPPMFKGAEAPATNGTHQHNCTPHTEAELTVTIPQVVTQPLFEPCCANGTSLATAAEGTISGTDERQDMKKRRGRTVKPNPQTNLNPSDIPVEPPGHTNIVEGTEETDEPENRSELKEEVKEEAPVVSRFSVGDLVWTKVSGYPWWPCMVTTDPELNNHFKQKQKTNGRSGLLYHVQYFGDAPERGYIFEKNMVSFTGEDQYQELSRSNKQPGSRINHKKTTPSVPRKLQTQWNMGIIQAKEALDMSLDARMANFGFLYDDDGPHLNLHILEKLKPEQTNKLNQKAENRLSPDLPLQPNSSKSVSGKQGKPVVPQKKKRISKQGHSPTKTARRKKTSAADNTSEPVKKGKTKEVSSTNDVSEVASLPVSVPVKKEQKKKKRLLTDAVADKDQQSKKRSKPSKDTQKQALTSEGPVKKRRRWTKKTDVKDAKEPRKHLNKSKKSPDWYTDDQEAEKPKRKRKRKQDGTNQATPSKAKKRRSSPCPDPEGSGSEGRPESPSDSLDGTKKGERKKEFVCQMCEQAGEDLVPCEGQCCGMFHLHCLGQTLNPDDKLLCQECSTGIHSCFICKKLEGEVRRCHVPHCGKFYHEACVRLNTLTVFDNKGFRCPLHTCLSCHYGCRTKHKSNKGRLMRCLRCPVAYHIGDQCVAAGSEMITNTAIICTNHFNAKKGYSHHSHVNVSWCFVCSKGGQLLCCESCPAAFHPDCLNIAMPDGSWFCNDCRAGKKPKYRDIIWVKLGTYRWWPAEIHHPRNIPTNIQHLRHEIGEFPVFFFGSKDYFWTHQGRVFPYMEGDRGSKHQRNGIGKVFKNALLEAETRFKEIKIKREAKEAQENSRKPPPYKFIKVNKPVGKVQVYTADISEIPKCNCKPSGERPCGFESECLNRMLQYECHPQVCPSGERCCNQDFTKRLYPETKIIKTPGKGWGLICLRDIKKGEFVNEYIGELIDEEECRARIKYAHENNITDFYMLTIDKDRIIDAGPKGNYSRFMNHSCQPNCETQKWTVNGDTRVGLFAVCDIPAGTELTFNYNLDCLGNEKTVCRCGAPNCSGFLGDRPKNSNGQTAEPKGKRLKRKYKKRKSEGKKKSEDECFRCGDGGQLVLCDKKTCTKAYHLSCLNLTKRPFGRWDCPWHHCDVCGKNSEAFCQLCPNSFCKAHQEGALRPWPPTGQLCCMEHEELEGGDSHAQDIDSETKTAAAAASRSSKSSKKAEGAEGKTKGSKRKAADT